The following are encoded together in the uncultured Fibrobacter sp. genome:
- the metK gene encoding methionine adenosyltransferase — translation MAHYLFTSESVSKGHPDKVCDQISDAILDACLAQDPNSRVACETLANTGLVVISGEITTKAVIDYQQIARKTIKSIGYVNPELAFDYKGCSVLVAVDKQSPDIAQGVDAKAAEGKEDDKQGAGDQGMMFGYAVNETKELMPLPISLAHKLMEEIQNLRESGKIKWLRPDAKSQVTVEYDENDKPVRVDTVVVSTQHDEFVNGKELKHSTIEKEIIEKLIKKVIPAKLLDKKTRFLINPTGKFVIGGPHGDCGLTGRKIIVDTYGGMGRHGGGAFSGKDPSKVDRSAAYAARYVAKNIVAAGLADRCEVQLAYAIGYSKPVSVLVNTFKTGKIDDRKIEEIVKKTFDLSPAGIVKMLDLKKPGYQATAALGHFGRTGARFTWEKTDKAATLKKLAKA, via the coding sequence ATGGCACATTATCTCTTTACTTCTGAATCGGTGTCCAAGGGACACCCCGACAAAGTTTGCGACCAGATCTCGGATGCAATTCTCGACGCCTGCCTCGCCCAAGACCCGAACAGCCGCGTGGCTTGCGAAACGCTCGCCAACACCGGTCTCGTCGTGATTTCTGGCGAAATTACCACCAAGGCTGTGATTGACTACCAGCAGATTGCACGCAAGACTATTAAGAGCATCGGTTATGTGAACCCGGAACTCGCTTTTGATTATAAGGGCTGCTCCGTGCTCGTTGCAGTAGACAAGCAGTCTCCCGATATTGCGCAGGGCGTTGATGCCAAGGCTGCCGAAGGCAAGGAAGATGACAAGCAGGGCGCAGGAGATCAGGGCATGATGTTCGGTTACGCCGTGAACGAAACCAAGGAACTGATGCCGCTTCCGATTAGCCTTGCTCACAAGCTCATGGAAGAAATCCAGAACCTCCGCGAATCCGGCAAAATCAAATGGCTCCGCCCCGATGCAAAATCGCAGGTGACTGTCGAATACGACGAAAATGACAAGCCTGTGCGCGTCGATACCGTGGTGGTCAGCACCCAGCACGACGAATTCGTGAACGGCAAGGAACTCAAGCATTCTACCATCGAAAAGGAAATCATCGAAAAGCTCATCAAGAAGGTGATTCCGGCAAAGCTTTTGGACAAGAAAACTCGCTTCCTCATCAATCCGACGGGTAAATTCGTGATTGGTGGCCCGCATGGTGACTGCGGCCTGACGGGTCGTAAGATTATTGTGGATACCTACGGCGGCATGGGACGTCATGGTGGTGGTGCATTCAGCGGCAAGGACCCTTCCAAGGTGGACCGCAGCGCTGCTTACGCCGCACGCTATGTAGCAAAGAATATTGTCGCCGCAGGCCTTGCAGACCGTTGCGAAGTTCAGCTCGCTTACGCCATCGGTTACTCCAAGCCGGTGTCTGTGCTGGTGAACACCTTCAAGACCGGCAAGATTGATGACCGCAAGATTGAAGAAATCGTGAAGAAGACCTTCGACCTTTCTCCGGCAGGCATCGTGAAGATGCTCGATTTGAAGAAGCCCGGCTACCAGGCAACTGCCGCGCTCGGCCATTTCGGCCGCACCGGTGCACGCTTCACTTGGGAAAAGACGGACAAGGCTGCAACTTTGAAGAAACTCGCCAAAGCATAA
- a CDS encoding ORF6N domain-containing protein, whose protein sequence is MNKKTEKTVVIGPRSLVESNVEKMIQVVRGKQVLLDRDLAVLYGVETRAINQAVKRNAERFPERYCFQLTKDEMENLKSQNVISSWGGDRFKPFVFTEQGFAMLSSVLKSKIAVNVSIAIMDAFVAMRQYLYENGGIVNRLTNVEVKVLEHDRKNMEFSHKLDEVFEAMDRGELKSKGLFYNNQVFDAYVFVCNLIRKAKKRIVLVDRYVDEKVLAMMLKRNAGVSVTIYTYDKSKVFNVDLATYNAQYADCPIEILPSYGMHDRFLFIDDTAYHFGASLKDLGTNTFFFSKEKFTLNEVLKKSEEERQALQVSSKETK, encoded by the coding sequence ATGAATAAAAAGACTGAAAAAACGGTAGTGATTGGACCGCGCTCGCTTGTGGAATCAAATGTCGAGAAAATGATTCAAGTCGTTCGGGGTAAACAGGTGTTACTTGATCGTGATTTGGCAGTTCTTTATGGTGTAGAAACTAGAGCCATTAATCAAGCGGTGAAGAGAAATGCAGAACGGTTTCCAGAAAGATATTGCTTTCAATTGACGAAAGATGAAATGGAAAACTTGAAATCACAAAATGTGATTTCAAGTTGGGGCGGTGACAGATTTAAGCCATTTGTTTTTACGGAGCAAGGATTTGCCATGCTTTCTTCCGTATTAAAAAGTAAAATAGCGGTAAATGTATCCATCGCTATTATGGACGCTTTCGTTGCTATGCGGCAATATTTGTACGAAAATGGGGGAATTGTTAATCGGCTTACAAATGTAGAAGTAAAAGTATTGGAACATGACCGTAAAAATATGGAATTTAGCCACAAACTGGATGAAGTTTTCGAGGCAATGGATCGCGGAGAGCTTAAGTCGAAAGGATTATTCTATAACAATCAGGTATTTGACGCTTATGTATTCGTATGCAACCTGATTCGTAAAGCAAAAAAGCGGATTGTCCTTGTAGACCGTTATGTGGACGAGAAAGTGTTGGCAATGATGCTCAAGCGGAATGCGGGCGTATCAGTGACAATTTATACCTACGACAAGAGTAAGGTTTTCAATGTTGACTTGGCAACATACAATGCGCAATACGCTGATTGTCCGATTGAAATTCTGCCTAGCTACGGGATGCACGATAGATTCTTATTTATTGATGATACTGCGTACCATTTCGGAGCTTCGCTCAAGGATTTGGGAACGAATACTTTCTTTTTTAGCAAGGAAAAATTCACACTAAATGAAGTTCTGAAAAAATCGGAAGAAGAACGTCAAGCATTACAAGTTTCATCTAAAGAAACTAAATAG